AGATTTTTTCGATGCCGAAGCCATTATGATGTTAGGTTCACCTCAGATGTATGTCGCTCTTTTCACCGAACATATACCGCTTAGAGAGGTAGCCGGAAGCATCAATGAAAAAGCGTTAACAAGATTTCTCATAGACTTTTACCAGACAGCCAAACCTAGTACACAGGTAGGTGTGCTAGGTCTGAACCCACATGCCGGAGATGATGGGGTGCTGGGGGATGAAGAACGTATCATACAAAAAGCGATAGAGAATGCCCACAGAGAAATAGGCACTAAAATATTCAGTGCTCCGCTTGTACCGGATGTCGCCTTTACCCCCAGAGTACGTGCGAACTATACACACTACATTGCCATGTACCATGACCAGGGCCTGGCCCCTCTCAAAGCCTTGTACTTTGATGAAGGGATCAATGTATCATTGAACCTGCCGATACTAAGAACTTCCGTAGACCACGGCACGGCATTTGACATCGCCTATAAAGGTGTTAAAATAAGTAGTCTAAGTTACTTGAACGCAGTAAAATATATTGTGGATCACACCATACGTTAACAAAAAAGCGTTGGTGTTTCATCCTCAACCACTTCACAGTTCTCATTCATCTGTGCACAAAGTCTTTCTTGACAGGATTTACATAAGTAGCGGTAATTTTGCATATCGTAATGGATCGTATCACCTTCTTTAATATCATCATAACACTCCGCACATACATTGGTTACCCGTAAAAGTATCTCTTTTGTTGCTTCTTGTGTTACAAAACATGGACTACTCATTATCACTCCCTAATTCTTTGATCATTTTTTTTGCTTCTTCCAATGTATCATCTAATGCGTAGGCTTTCGTATACCCTACCAGTGCTTCTTTTTTTCGTCCCTGGTCATATAAAGTATTCGCATAGTTGAAGTGATGCGGTGCGTATTCAGGATCCAACTCAATGGCACGTTCATGGTGCTTTTCCGCACCCTCATCCTCTCCAAGTTTATGTAAGACGTTGGCAAGTGACACATGGGCCATGTCATCAGACTCATCGAGCAATAAAAGTTTTTCAAAACTCTCTTTCGCTTCTTCATATTCACCTGTCTGCATACAGACATAACCCATTTTTTGAAGTACTTCAGGATTCTTCTCGTCAATGATAAATGCCGATCCCAATGCTTTTTTTGCTTCTTCGAAATCTTCTTTTTCCACTGCATCATCTGTCATTTGTAACAGTTGTTCCATCCGTGTAGGCTCTACTTCTGGTGTAGAAAATGTTTTATCGGGACGGTTAATACCCCCTATTTGATCATCTCCTACTTTCGCTTCGAAATCCACACCTCTTTTAGGGTGATTTCCTGAAAAAAGTTGTTTAAAAAAAAGATAAAATACTCCTCCTGCAATAATAAGAAGTAATAGTTGAAATGTTGTCATAGCTTCTCCAATATAGTTATCGAATGATAAGATAAACTAACTTAAATCCAAAGAAAAACTGCTATCATGATAAAAAAGAACCAAAGGATCATTATGTCTTATAAAATCACATTAGATAAAGAGAAATTACAAAAAAAGTTAACACCGCTGGAATATAATGTATGCTTGAACCACGGCACGGAAGCACCGTTTCAAAATGAGTTCTGGGACTCAAAAAAAGAGGGGATTTACAGCTGCAAATGCTGTGGTACACCACTCTTCTCTTCAGAAGCAAAATTTGATTCAGGCACAGGCTGGCCAAGCTACTTTCAACCCATCAATGAAGACGATATAGAAGAGATCGAAGATAGCAGCCACGGTATGGTCCGTGTAGAAGTACGTTGTGGTGCATGCGGTTGCCATTTGGGACATGTATTCCCTGATGGTCCGGCCCCTACCTATAAGAGATACTGTATCAATTCAGCATCTTTGGATTTTAAAGAAAAGGAATAAGCTATGATGACTGTAGCTGTGCGGCGATACGCCCGGCAGCTTCATCCATCTCTTCCTTTGTATCAAAAACAAAAGAGTATTTTTCCTCTTCTCCAAGATTGACAAAAATACCAAACCCCACGACTTCGACCTTGCCTTTGGACTCAATATCTAACCATTCAAGACTGACCTGCGTGGTTTCATCTTCATATCCTGTCTTGACTACCGCGGCTGGATAGAGCTGTGTGATCTTTGCAGTGTCAAATTGTTTATCTTCTATTGTGATTATCATAGAGGGATTATAGTATAATCACTTTAAATCTAGAATGGAGCCCAAAAGATGAGTTTAAAAGAACAGATAAAAAATGATATTAAAGAAGCCATGCGTGCAAAAGAGACCATCAAAAGAGATACACTTAGAAATATTCAAGCATCTATCAAGCAGATAGAAGTAGACGAACGCAGAGACGTAACAGACAGTGATGTGGAAGCTGTATTGATGAAATATTTAAAACAAAGAGAAGATGCCAAAGCACAATTTGCAGAGGCTGGGAGAAATGACCTTGTCGAAAAAGAAGATGCAGAGATAGCCATAGTCAAATCCTACCTTCCGGAGCCGATGGACGATGCGGAGTTGGAATCTGTACTGAAAGAGGTCATTGCATCTGTGGGCGCCGAAAGTATGAAAGATATGGGTAAAGTCATGGGTGGTGCCAAAGCTGCCATAGGAAGCCGAGCAGACGGCGGACGCATTAACCAAATGGTCAAAAAACTACTTAGTTAATAAAACGCTTTTATATATAAAATAATGTCGACCTGAACGCCCTTGTAAGCGAGGCGATTCGAGAAGGTCGACGCTTTTTTACTTCGTTTTTTCTCTTGTGAAGCGAAGCGGTGACAAAGTCATCACTCTCTTTGAGAAAAAAATCAAAAGAGAAACAACGCCCCAATCTAAAGTATATAGGCAATTAGGGAAAAATTAATATAATAAATCAATTCCCATACTTCAAGGCTTTAATAGCCGCAGTAATATCATCCTGTCTCATAAAATGCTCACCGACCAAAAATGCATCTGCTCCTATTTTGGAAAGTTCTACCACTGTCTCATGGTCATTGATCCCGGACTCAGCCACAATGATCTTACCATTGGGGATGAGCGGTATCAGCTTTTCACTCAAGCGCATGTCCATCTCAAATGTTTCAAGGTTACGATGGTTAATACCGATGATATCTGCTCCAGCGAAGATCGCCTTCACAAGGTCCGTTTTGTTATGCACTTCCACCAATACATCCAGACCTAAATGACGCGCATAGTCATGCAACTCTTTGAGCTCTTTACGGCTGAGTGCCATTGCGATAAGCAAGATATAATCCGCACCAAATGCCAACGCTTCAAGGACCTGGTATTTATCCACAATGAAATCTTTTCTGAGCAACGGGAGATTGACATAACGGCGTACCATTCCGAGATACTCTTTGTCCCCTTTGAAAAAGTGTGGTTCGGTCAGTATAGAGAGTGAATCTGCTCCACCCTTTTCATAGGCTTGTGCTATCTCAACCGGATCAAAGTCTTCACGAATGATCCCTTTACTGGGGCTCGCTTTTTTGACTTCCGCAATGATACGGTAAGGGTTTTCCTCCGTAGCGCGTAAAGCACTTTTCACATCTTTAGGGATAAATGGGTTAAAAGCAAGAGAACGTCCTAACCACTCTTCTGGGTACTCTACTTTTCTTTTTTCTAGATCTGATTTTGTTTTTTTAATGATTTCATCTAATATCTGAGCCATATATCACTTTCCATATTTCTATAAATTTCGCGTATTATATCTAAAAGAAGCCCGAAATTATTTACACTGTCTGATAGCATCCCAGTGTTCTATGATCTCAGGTTCTTCCAGTCCCTCTTCATCGACGACTCTTTTCATCAGTTTATAGGCTTTATCACACTTGCGCTGTTTATAGTATCCCCATGCCAAAGAGTCTAGATAATACATGTTGTCAGGCTGCTGGATCAATGCATTCTCTATCACATCGATACCCTTTTTGACATTGACCTCTTTGTCTATCAGTGTATAGCCATAATAATTGAGGTAGATACTGTCATCATTCCCCAATGCAATCGCTTTTTCAAACTGAGAGATCACATCCTGTATCATTTTTTTATCATTTTTATCTTCTGAGTTCTCAAAAATAAGTACACCCTTCTCTGCGATCCACTTTGAATTTTTATCTTCCTCATACAGTTTATCTACAAGGGTCAATGCTTTGGAAAAATATTTTTTTGTTTTATAGAGTTCATAGAGTATGTCATTTCTACTTTGATCTGCTTCCAAAAAAGCAATCGCACCGTCAAGATCTCTTTTGTATATATAGGCATCTATGATCTTTGTCAGATACTCTTGGTCATTGTCCTGTTGATACAATGCTTTATAGGTCTCTAATATACCGTTGATATCTTTTTCTTTTTGATAAAGCGAAAGCAATTTCACGTAGACATCATGACTCACGATATTCATACGGCGATGTGTTTCAAGTAGCTGTATCGCCCTTTTACGTTCACCTGTGAACTCATCCATAATATCAGCCATCCGTAGCAATATCTCTTCTCTAGGTACCGTTTCATAAACCCTGCTTAAAAGGTCTAATGCTCTTTTAAATTTTCCGGCATATAAAAATGAATTGGATGCCAGATCCAGATCCATAGGTTCTTTTGACTGTTCAAGCAGGTTTTCTGCTTCTATGGTTGCATTTTTCACTTGTCTTGCCGTGAGATACAGAGGAATGAGAAGACGTCTTACTTCGATTCTGTTCGGATTGACCTTATCCCATCTTTTTAAACGTGTGATACTTTCCAGGATGTGATTTCTGCTCATCAATGCGGCAGTGGCTTCTTTAAAGAGATAGATCTCTGCACCGGTATCATCATAGAGTTTCTTATAGACCTGATAACTGTTTTCATAGGCTTTATATTCATCATATAAAAGTCCTCTCATGATGAGTTCATCTTCACTGATCTTCATGATTTCTTTGGCAGAGCCCATCACAGTGCTCAAGATCAATACTGTCAATAAGCTAAAAGCTATACGATACCAGGACACTCTTTGCGTACCTCTTCTTCATCATTTTTAAACTGTTCCCAAAATGGGAAAGTACGGCATTGTAAAGGCCGTACAGGGTAAATGGAACAACGCTTTAGCGACGCATCAAAAAATATACAGGCATAGTTGTCTTCTGCCAATTTTTTTTCTATCAAAGAGTAGCGATGCTTCACTTTTCTTAAATACATTGTAGCAAAATCTTCTACACTAAGGTTAACGAACGCTGCCATTTTCTCTATCTCGCTGTATTTAGCCCAGATATAGCCGCTCTCTCCCGTACAACAGTGCCCTCCACATGCTTCACATGCATTGGGGTTGAATTTAAAATTATACTGTTCGTGTGTCATGAATTCCATGATCAAAAATCACCTTTTATACTGTTTGTATTGGCACGTTCAAATGCTTTTGCTGCCTTTTCTCTATAAACACTCTTTTCATCAAAGACCACAAATGGAGGCAGTATCTTTGTCATCGATTTAGATCCCAGACGCGCTGCGATCATCACCAGTTTGGATTCTCTGTCTATTTTAGAATGTACAAACTGCATCGTTTCGACAGTTATACCATAGGAAGTTAAATGATGTAATAACAGATCCACCTGCTTGGCATCATAACAGAAGATAAAATACCCTCTGGGCTTCAAAAGTTTTTTTACCTTGGCGATGAAAGCATCTATAGGCAAATGGTGTGCATACCGTGCAATGTTCAAATGCGTATTGTCACTTTGTTGCACATTTGAGTCATAAAAAGGCGGGTTTGAGATGATATAGTCGAACTTCTCATCCGTCATCCACTCTGTAAAATCCCCCAGATGACTTTGCGCTTCCAGATTATTGAGTGCATAATTATGTTTTGCATACTCTAGCATCTTTTCCTGTTTGTCTATAATGCTGGTCTGAATGTTAAAATCCCTGGTCAATAAAAGTGAGATGATCCCTACACCACAGCCTACATCCAAGAGTCTGCCTTTAGGCTTAAACGAAGAGATAAAGTCATACAAGAAAATGGAATCACTGTTATAACAGTAGCCGCTTGTAGGTTGATAGAGAAACAAATGATGCCTTTTTTTATGAATTTTACTATATTTTCAGTATAATCGCGATTATGAATGAAGAACTAGACCTACTCAACCCGCCATCAACAGATTTTTCCATGCTGGACTACGATTGTGCATACATCCCCGGAAATAAGGTACGTATGAACTATAAGTATGTCTCTCATGCGAGTAAGAAATTTGCCACAGCAGTGATCGCCAGAGGATGGAGACGTTTTGGAAAATACTTCTTCCATCCTATCTGTAACGGGTGTAATGAGTGTAAAAGTATACGTATCGATGTCAACAACTATCACTATACCAAATCACAAAAAAAAGCCATCAAACGGAATGCCGATACGCAGATCATTGTACAAAAACCCAGTCTTACCGATGCACATATTCATCTCTACAACAAATACCACTCTTTCAAGCATGAAAAAGACCAATGGCAGCACCGCAATATTTCACACCGGGAATACCATGAAAACTTTGTAGATGGGTCACATGAGTATGGGAAAGAGGTACTCTATATCAGGGATGGTAAACTCATCGGTGTTGACCTCATCGATATACTCGATGACGGTATCAGCTCCATATACTTCTACTATGACCCTGATTATGCCAGACTCTCACTGGGTACCTATTCACTGCTCTATCAGATACAGTTGGCCCATATACTTGAATTGCCTTGGATCTACTTAGGGTACTGGGTAGAAGGGTGTAAAGCGTTTGCCTACAAACCGAAGTTTCAACCCCAGGAGATATTGGATAGTTTTCCTCATGTTACAGAAGAACCTGATTGGGAAAAGTGGGATCTAGCGTAAAGCGTCCAGCTCCGGACTCTTACGGCACCATTTTAAAAAAAGTCTGTCAGGATCTACTCTGGGATCTACCTCTTTCTCTTCAACGATACATTCAGTCAATATCTTTGCCATAAGCGGTGCGAAGACAAATCCTCTCCCCCCTAGACCATTACACACAAATAAGTTATCTATATACTTCATCTCAGGTTTGGCACCACGTATCACAGCAGGATATGTTTCCAACATAAAAGGCACATCTATTACCTTCCCTACCAAAGGAAAGTAGTCTTTAGACCCTGCTCTCATACCGCAAAATACTTCTTTGAGTTCCAGGTCTGAAGTATCGATGAGAGAAGAAGCTTTTTCTTTGAGAAGTAAGGCTTGTCCTTCCTGGCAAGGTACAGGTTCTTTTACCTCTTTTTCATGTGTCGCACCCAGTTTGATGATGCCATCTATGTTGGCACCCACAGACATAGATTGATGCATACTGACCTCTAAAGAAAGTGTGGAAGTGAAGTCTCCTCTAGTCCCCCATGTACCTTTGATACCCATATAACGCAAGTCAACCAGTTCACTCTCATAACCCGTCGCCAATACAAGATGCTTAGCGCTGTAGTCACCTACACACCACAACCCATCTTCTTGTATGATCTCTGTTACCTCATACACCAAAACATCTATCTCTGAGAGCAAATCTTCGCACATCTCTTTTGCATCACAAACCCCTGCTTCAGGAAAGAAAAAACTGTCAAACCCAACACCTATACCTTGTGCTTGAAGTTGCTCAGAGGTGTAGTTTTCATACCTGGTTTCATTAAAAGGTGCATACTCGGAAAATTTTTGTGCATCCGCTTCATCTTTGGGGATGCGTATCACACCGGTTTGATGGAAAAATAAAGGACAGGTCGTGAGATAAAAATCTTTGGCAAACGAGAACGCTTTATTCGTAAGTGTTTGAAGAGCCGACCCTTTGCCTATCTTGGGAGAGACAAAAGCACCTGCTGCTCCGGAACCTCCTAAGGCGATACCTCTTTTGTCAAGAACAAGTACTTTTTGGCCTTTTTGTGTCAATGCATAGGCTGTAGATGCGCCTGCGATACCTGCACCGATGATGATAGTATCATAGGTTTTGGACATACTATCTAAACCGATATCTCTTTGATATCCGCAATATTTCTAAACGTTTTATAGATAGAGCCTATCGTATGGAGTCTATTTTGCTGCAACGCTTCATCTTCAGTGTTTACCAGGACATCATCAAAATATCCGTCAAGTTCACGTTTGAGCCCAAAAAGTGCTTCGAGTTCTTCCTTATAGTCACTGTAGGTAGCGTTGATCACTTTTTCATACGCATTATAGAGTGTGACTTCCGCATCTTCTTTAAATAATGTGATATCTATCTCCATACTCGACTCAAGGTCTATCTCTTTAGAGATATTCGCCACACGTTTAAAGGTAGTGAATTGTTCTTTAAATGCATCACTGCTTACGATCTCATTGAGTGCAGCCACTTTTTTAGCGATCTCATTGATATCTCTTTCCCCTGATGCAAGTACTGAAGCGATGACCGACGGATTGGCATCGAGTGACTTGTTGATACGTTCTATCATGAATTCACTTAAAAGATCCGTATCAAAGTCATCATAATTGCCTTTGAGCAACGCGATGATATCATCTATGTTGAATGTCAGATCATACGCTGTCACAATTCTTACAATACCGTTGACCGCACGACGCAGGGCGAAAGGATCTTTGGAACCTGTAGGTATCTTTCCTACACTGAAGAGTCCAAAGAGTGTATCGAGTTTAACACTCATCGCTACAATGGAGGAGAATACAGAACTTGGAAGTTCCGCACCCTCACCCACCGGCATATACTGCTCTTTGATGGCATGATATACCAACTCTTCTTCACCCAGTGCCTTGGCATAATAATACCCCATGAGCCCCTGCAGTTCTGTAAACTCGTACACCATCTCACTCATAAGATCCGCTTTTGCAAGGTTGACTGCTCTGTCCATGGCTTTTTCAAGTACAGTAGAACTTTTCTCAGTGTCTGATTCTACTCTATCCATGTAGAGGGCAAGCAGTCTGATCGCGATATTATTTTCCCTTTTGATCTTATCTGCGAGTGTCCCCAGGCCATCAATGAACTGTACCTTCTCAAGGCCATCCGTACTCAGGCCGTTTTTAAGGTCATTTTTGTAGAAGAAGAGTCCATCAGCCAAACGCGGTTTCAGTACACGTTCATTTCCTGCGATTACTTTACTATAATCATCTGTATAGGCATTGGAAACCACCACGAACTTGTTTGCTATTTTCCCATGTTCAAATACAGGGAAATAACGCTGGTGCTCTTTCATAGAGGTAATGATCACTTCAGGTGGGAGTTCCAGGAAAAGTTCATCAAAGGTCCCTACAAGTGCTTTAGGGTTCTCTGTGATCGCTACCACTTCAGCCAAAAGTGCTCTATCTCTCTCTATGATGATATTATGCGTCGACTCCAAAGCATCAAATTCAGCTAAGATCTTCGCTTCACGCTCTTTAGGATGCAGCATCACCGCACACTCGTCCAGTATACTTTCATAGGAATCTATCGTAGGGATCTCAACTGCATCATAGGTTACCATACGATGTACATAGGTTTTCGTGTCTGACTTTATACCAAAAAGTTCTACCGGTACAGAGCTCTCACCCAGTCTTACCTGCAGCCATCTAAGCGGTCGGATGAATTCATCCGATCTTGATCCCCAACGCATCATCTTTCCAAAGGACATAGAAGCCAGCCATTGACTCAACATCTCTTGAAGAAGAGAAACCGTTTCGGCGCCTTTCTCCTCTTTTTTGAAATAGAGTACTTCTTTCCCGTTCTTTTCTGCACGACCAAGTGCATCAAAGCTCACACCACATTTACGGGCAAATCCCTGGGCTGCCTGCGTAGGCTCACCATCTTTGATCGCTGCTTGCACAGGAGGCCCCATAAGTTCTAGTGTACTGTCTGCCTGACGTAATGCCATCGCAGCATGTTTTAGCACAAGTCTTCTGGGGGTATAGATAAATTCAAAGTCACAAGAAAGCTTATACTCTTCAAGTATATTTTTCCAAGATTTCTCTATATCAGATACAATTTTCAGTAGTGGTATAGCCGGAAGTTCTTCTACACCGATTTCGATAAGTAATGCTTGTGTCATTTAGATGGTCCTAGTGAAATTATAATGGCTATTATTTTACCTAAATATTCGTTAAGAGTGAGATGGGCACCTATAGTGTTGCCTGCCAGCTGTCAAAATATCTGAGCTCACTCTCCTCATTGTATGGTTTTTACACAAAACCTCATAAAAATATCTTAAATCGTCATACGTTTAAAAATAGCCGCACATTTTTTGTATACTGCAAACATAAATAACCCGGATAGGTTAACACAGCAAAGAAAAGCAATGAAACTCCGTGATCGGTTATTTGATTGCCCATTCTAATATGAGGGAAAATGGTATGAAGCATTACTTTTTACGTATGAAAACAAAGGGGCATTGTCCTCCAAGAAAACCGATCAGAAAGATCATATGGTCATGGATAGGGGCATTTTTAGGGATACTCTCCATTGCGTATTTAGGAGAAGTATGGAACAGCCATGACAAAGCTTCTTTATTTTTGATAGGCTCTTTCGGGGCATCCGCAGTTTTGATCTACGGGGCTCCTTTGGTAGAGTTTTCACAGCCAAGAAATTTGATCGGGGGACATGTATTTTCAGCACTGGTTGGTGTCACGATAGCTTTACTATGTAAAGAACATATGATTCTTGCCAGTGCATTGGCCGTATCATTGGCTGTTGCGGTGATGCATTTGACAAGAACCCTACATCCTCCCGGAGGTGCAACCGCTTTGATCGCCGTGATTGGTGGGGACAGTATACAGGATTTGGGATATTGGTATGCAGTAAGCCCGGTATTGATCGGTGCTTTTCTTATGTTACTGGTAGCTTTATTTGTCAACAATATGTCCATTGATCCCAAAAGGCATTATCCTGTCTACTGGGTATAAAATGCTGACCAATAGCTCCAGCTAACCAAATAGGTCTGTCATTGTGGTAGGTGAAGAGGGATCAGTGTTCCCCGCTCTCATCATCCTGCATATCTATACGTCTGCCTTCATCATCAAATTTACTTTTATAATAATTTTTCACGATGCCAAATGTTATAAATACAAATAAAAATACAGCAATGATATAAAGGATATCTCCAAACAGCATGTTATTGCTCTAGCGTATTGGCTATGGTGATCTTTTCAAACCCTTCATAGTTTTGACGGAGTGCATCATAGATGACGATACCCACACTCACACCAAGGTTCAAACTTCTGCCTTTTCCACCCATTGGTATGGTGATACACTGCTCCGGGTTGTCAAGTAGTACTTGTTCATTGATCCCTCTGGTCTCAGAACCAAAGAGAATGTGATCACCCTTTTTAAATGGTGCGTTAAAGTAGAGATTATCCGTTTTCGTTGTAGCCATATAACTGTTTTGGGTGATAGGATGTGCTTTAAGGTATTCCTCAAAGCTCTCCCATACTACCAGATCAAGATGTTTCCAATAATCAAGTCCGGCACGCTTTACCGCTTTATCATCAATATCAAATCCGAGTGGTTTGATAAGATGCAGTGTCGCACCGAGATTGACACATAGACGGCCTATGGTACCCGTGTTTTGGGGAATTTTTGGTTCAACTAAAACGATATTAAACATGGAGTAACTTACCTTTCTCTATCATTAAATCACACATCGTGTGTCTTGTCGTGGCGAACGCCCTTGAAAGCGAAGCGATTCGAGAGCCACGACGCTTTTTTGCTTCGTTTTTTCTAAAAAAATGAAGGGAGAAACAATACCTCAGTCCAAATATGAGGAAATGTATCAAAAATTTCAATTTATTATTAAAAGACTACCGTCTTATTACCGTTGACAAACACTCTGTCATGAAGTACCAGTGCCAAAGCGCGTGAAAGTACTATCTTTTCCACATCACGTCCTGCTCTTTGCATATCTTTCCATGAAAGGCGATGATTGACCGGGATCACATCTTGCGCGATGATCGGTCCTTCATCCAGGTCATCCGTTACAAAGTGTGCTGTAGCCCCTATGATCTTTACACCTCTTTCAAACGCCTGCTTATAGGGATTGGCACCTATGAACGCAGGAAGGAAAGAGTGGTGAATATTAATGATCTTTTCCGGATAGGCCTTGACAAACTCAGATGTAAGTATACGCATATACTTTGCAAGCACGATATAGTCAAAGTCAAATTCGCTTATCAGTTTCATTACATGTTCTTCATGCTCTTCTCTGCTCATACCCTCTGCCGGGACATGAAAAAACGGGATATCAAATCTGCGTACGAAGTTCTCAAGCGTATCATGGTTGGCAATAACACACTCAATCTGTGCATCCAGTTCACCATTTGCATGACGTACAAGAATATCACCAAGGGCATGGGACTCTTTGGTAGCCATAAGAATGATTTTCTTGTCTTTTGGTTCCGCGACCCTGATATGTGCATCCTCAGGTGCAACCGTTTTTAGTTCTTCAAGTAACTCCTGAATATCAAACATGCCTGAAACAACTGTACGCATAAAAAAACGTCCCTGTTCTTTGTCAACAAATTCACGGTTATTATCGATATTTAAATCTCTGTCATAGAATACTTTGGAAATCTTATATACTAACCCTTTTGAATCTTCACAGTCAATTAAAACTCTTGCTTTTTTTACCATATTTACCCTAGTTGCTATTGAATTGTAAAATTATACCTATTTTTCTTTCAAACTCATGATTTTCTCTTCAGTCCGCCTCTGAAGTTCATCACCTAAAGCTTTACCCGAAAACCCTTCAGCCATCAACTGAGCGGGGATGACACCTCTGTCAAAAGGTTTATCCCATACATCCAGTTTCTTTGCTACAGCTATGACGTCTTTATGATAGTTCCCTACATACTCTATGATGCCCTCTTTGAGTGAAAGATGTGCTATGAAAGAGACGGTAACATCTGTAGGCAATGGTGGTGCTGCCACTTTTTTATAGTAAACGGCGGGTGCGCCCAATCTTTCCAAGATTTCTGTGATATCCAATGAGAAATATGATTTGCAGATAAAAAGAAAATAATAGGGTCTTAGGGCTTCTACAAAGTTTTTTTGACTCCTTTGCAGTATCCTGCTTAATACGATAAAGGATCTCTTTCCCATATCTTCGTTAAAAAGCTGTTTGCCTATACCCAGAGCCAGTAGATAATAAAGGCCATAGTGCAAGTAGCTTCCCATGAACATTTTCTCAAACTCTTTAAAAAGACGTTCCTTAGGCAGATCATCCAAAGAGATACCCTGACAAAGCCTACAGCTCTCTTCTTCCACTTTAAACCCAAAACGTGCAGCAAACTGCATGGCACGCAGAACACGCAGACTGTCCTCTACAAATGATCTTTTATCGACAACACGCAGTATTTTATCTTCAAGGTCTTTCAACCCGTCCCAAAAGTCAAGTATACGTTCATTTTGAATGTCATACATCAATGCATTGATCGTAAAATCCCTTCTTCTGGATGCTTCTTTCTCTTCTGTGGCCAAAGAGACTTCAAAACCGCGATGTCCTTTGGA
The sequence above is drawn from the Sulfurovum sp. TSL1 genome and encodes:
- a CDS encoding CCA tRNA nucleotidyltransferase, whose amino-acid sequence is MPTIKSFPNFFSQTDPHILQNIKTVTEHLTQYYHAKCYIVGGAVRDRMLGDTCKDYDIECFGISIEDFETAMEHLGAQGVGKSFFVYKYHDLDISLPRTEQKVSKGHRGFEVSLATEEKEASRRRDFTINALMYDIQNERILDFWDGLKDLEDKILRVVDKRSFVEDSLRVLRAMQFAARFGFKVEEESCRLCQGISLDDLPKERLFKEFEKMFMGSYLHYGLYYLLALGIGKQLFNEDMGKRSFIVLSRILQRSQKNFVEALRPYYFLFICKSYFSLDITEILERLGAPAVYYKKVAAPPLPTDVTVSFIAHLSLKEGIIEYVGNYHKDVIAVAKKLDVWDKPFDRGVIPAQLMAEGFSGKALGDELQRRTEEKIMSLKEK